The following are from one region of the Coffea eugenioides isolate CCC68of chromosome 2, Ceug_1.0, whole genome shotgun sequence genome:
- the LOC113761314 gene encoding probable protein phosphatase 2C 34, whose protein sequence is MGQLSTMFNGLARSLSIKQRRSYFGSCRGREAMEAMTEEAKTEGLILRTSGTVNVDGSKNFAAVFSKRGEKGVNQDCCIVWEEFGGQKDMLFCGVFDGHGQWGHFVAKSVRESMPSSLLCNWQETLAEASLDPSFDLASEKKLNTFNIWKQSYIKTCAAVDQQLKRQRKFDTFNSGTTALTIVRQGDLIYVANVGDSRAVLATTSDDGNLVPVQLTIDFKPNLPEEAERITKCRGRVFCLEDEPGVHRLWLPDEESPGLAMSRAFGDYCVKDFGLISVPEVTQRHISGNDQFVVLATDGVWDVVSNQEAVQIVASTPDRAKSAKRLVECAAHAWRRKRRGIAMDDISAIVLYFHNSDLCQQIYPVYSSK, encoded by the exons ATGGGGCAGTTGTCAACCATGTTCAACGGATTGGCAAGGTCCTTATCTATCAAGCAAAGGAGGAGTTATTTTGGCAGTTGTCGTGGAAGAGAGGCTATGGAAGCCATGACTGAGGAAGCAAAGACGGAGGGCTTGATATTAAGGACCTCGGGTACTGTTAACGTTGATGGATCCAAGAATTTTGCAGCTGTTTTCtccaagagaggagaaaaagGTGTGAATCAAGATTGTTGCATTGTTTGGGAG GAGTTTGGAGGCCAAAAAGACATGCTGTTCTGTGGCGTATTTGATGGACATGGTCAATGGGGTCATTTTGTTGCAAAGAGTGTTAGGGAATCAATGCCGTCTTCTCTACTCTGCAATTGGCAGGAGACGTTGGCTGAAGCTTCGCTTGACCCAAGTTTTGATTTGGCATCAGAGAAAAAGCTTAACACATTTAATATATGGAAGCAATCCTATATAAAAACTTGTGCTGCTGTGGACCAGCAGCTCAAGCGTCAGCGTAAATTTGATACATTCAACAGCGGCACTACTGCTTTGACCATCGTTAGGCAG GGTGACCTTATTTACGTAGCAAATGTGGGCGACTCACGTGCAGTATTGGCTACAACTTCTGATGATGGCAACTTAGTACCAGTGCAGCTGACGATTGATTTCAAGCCCAACCTACCCG AGGAGGCTGAGAGAATCACGAAATGCAGAGGTCGTGTGTTCTGTCTAGAGGATGAGCCTGGGGTACACCGATTGTGGCTTCCGGATGAAGAGTCACCTGGACTGGCAATGTCTAGAGCCTTTGGGGACTACTGTGTTAAGGATTTTGGATTGATATCCGTTCCTGAAGTTACACAGAGGCACATAAGTGGCAATGACCAATTTGTTGTGCTAGCAACGGATGGG GTATGGGATGTGGTTTCCAACCAAGAAGCAGTGCAAATTGTAGCATCAACTCCAGACAGGGCAAAATCAGCCAAACGTCTAGTTGAATGTGCTGCCCATGCATGGAGACGCAAGAGAAGGGGTATTGCCATGGATGATATTTCTGCTATAGTTCTCTACTTCCATAATTCTGATCTTTGTCAGCAAATCTATCCTGTATATTCATCCAAATAG